In Opitutus sp., one genomic interval encodes:
- a CDS encoding phage BR0599 family protein, translating into MIPLTYNSQSLYLLDDLPDWGTPIKATASLLTAQESGLTDREARRAHGETLRLRLRYQIKVSGTDARQLAAGLRAHQNEPVCAPLWPAACAWSARASADITGGLKAVFPAAGGTPRIYQTGDTEPSSPTPSANDTLVPLVVGYLESRDLRWITDGFCSFDVALVENSPAIWAITPAAYTAPAGPLPSGYGTAPRLFPFLTHWDGPRTGYTLRIARDEIGFGRQTSDVARAAAVARTVEQTAWASTADGWSASKLLAFFAAHGAGASFWASGQQSAAVLASNLAASATTATVTDTTGLVIGDRLGLVQKGQLTGWVGPLTTIASPTISFLSSGNAASPAATTSLVPLLLARFDSPKLELEWITDRLATASFRVRELPPELALPAGETLGTTLGNLTPRAWIYLFERNYEAGGTIPYFFTSYERDLYVDDADPVLGGATIAFTRITHGDIKTGLALDRDELSIDCDGLDVAPLLDVALLRMDVPLTLRVYRAILIGGIAYNLTAAWSGEVVSASIKGKRISAKATALGSAFDRKAPRFYLQPGCNHGLFSMGCGLSKSTFVHTAILTAVGTAGFPYTFTIGSLARSGGAVLTAADIFAGGWADINPGMGNLRAILASTAVVGGSCVLTLSGDPSPFPSNGTAILIYPGCDGRRETCAGTFNNYANFGGHPFVPTGNPSLFKLSSDAGSGGKK; encoded by the coding sequence ATGATCCCGCTCACCTACAATTCCCAGAGCCTCTACCTGCTCGACGACCTGCCCGACTGGGGCACGCCGATCAAGGCGACGGCCTCGCTCCTCACCGCTCAGGAGTCGGGCCTGACCGACCGCGAAGCCCGCCGCGCTCACGGTGAAACCCTCCGCCTGCGCCTGCGTTATCAGATCAAGGTGAGCGGCACCGATGCTCGCCAACTGGCAGCCGGACTCCGAGCGCACCAAAATGAGCCGGTATGCGCCCCGCTCTGGCCTGCCGCTTGCGCATGGTCCGCCCGTGCTTCGGCTGACATCACCGGCGGACTCAAGGCCGTGTTCCCGGCTGCCGGTGGAACGCCGCGCATTTACCAAACGGGCGACACCGAGCCCTCCAGCCCCACGCCCTCGGCCAACGACACCCTTGTCCCGCTCGTCGTCGGCTATTTGGAAAGCCGCGACCTACGCTGGATCACCGACGGCTTTTGCTCCTTCGACGTGGCCCTCGTCGAAAATTCACCTGCGATCTGGGCGATCACGCCCGCAGCCTACACCGCGCCCGCAGGCCCGTTGCCGAGTGGCTACGGCACCGCCCCCCGCCTGTTTCCATTTTTAACCCATTGGGACGGCCCGCGCACCGGCTACACCCTGCGCATCGCCCGCGACGAAATCGGCTTCGGCCGCCAGACCTCCGACGTCGCCCGCGCTGCGGCCGTTGCCCGCACGGTCGAACAAACAGCGTGGGCCTCCACTGCCGACGGTTGGAGTGCCTCCAAGCTGCTGGCCTTCTTCGCTGCCCACGGTGCGGGCGCGTCTTTTTGGGCCTCGGGCCAGCAGTCCGCCGCCGTCCTCGCCTCCAACCTTGCGGCCTCTGCCACGACCGCGACCGTCACCGACACGACTGGCCTCGTGATTGGTGACCGCTTGGGCCTCGTCCAAAAAGGCCAGCTCACCGGCTGGGTTGGTCCGCTCACGACCATTGCCAGCCCCACGATTTCCTTCCTTTCCTCGGGCAACGCTGCGAGCCCTGCCGCCACGACCTCACTCGTGCCGCTGCTGCTGGCCCGTTTCGACAGCCCGAAACTTGAGCTGGAATGGATCACCGACCGCCTCGCCACGGCCTCCTTCCGCGTGCGCGAGCTGCCCCCCGAGCTGGCACTGCCCGCCGGTGAAACCCTCGGCACGACCCTCGGCAACCTCACGCCCCGCGCATGGATTTATCTGTTCGAGCGTAACTACGAAGCCGGTGGGACAATCCCCTATTTCTTCACGTCGTATGAGCGCGATTTGTATGTCGATGACGCTGATCCGGTCTTAGGCGGCGCTACGATTGCGTTTACGCGGATCACCCACGGCGACATCAAGACCGGCCTCGCCCTCGATCGTGACGAGCTTTCAATCGACTGCGACGGCCTTGATGTCGCCCCGCTGCTCGATGTCGCGCTTCTGCGAATGGACGTGCCGCTGACTCTTAGGGTCTATCGCGCTATTTTGATAGGCGGCATCGCGTACAATCTCACGGCCGCTTGGTCGGGCGAAGTCGTTTCAGCCTCGATTAAAGGCAAACGTATTTCCGCCAAGGCGACCGCCCTCGGTTCGGCCTTCGACCGCAAAGCCCCGCGTTTTTACCTACAGCCCGGCTGCAATCACGGCCTATTTTCTATGGGTTGCGGCCTGAGTAAGTCCACTTTTGTGCACACTGCAATTTTGACCGCTGTGGGCACGGCAGGTTTTCCGTACACCTTCACCATTGGCTCTCTCGCCCGCTCGGGCGGAGCCGTGCTCACCGCTGCCGATATTTTCGCAGGTGGGTGGGCCGATATAAATCCGGGCATGGGTAATCTCCGCGCCATCCTCGCATCGACCGCTGTCGTGGGCGGCTCCTGCGTGCTCACGCTTTCCGGCGACCCTTCGCCGTTCCCGAGCAACGGCACCGCCATCCTAATCTATCCCGGCTGCGACGGCCGCCGAGAAACCTGCGCGGGCACGTTTAATAATTACGCCAATTTTGGCGGCCACCCCTTCGTGCCCACCGGCAACCCCAGCTTGTTTAAACTCTCCAGCGACGCCGGAAGTGGCGGCAAAAAGTAA
- a CDS encoding C40 family peptidase — translation MRPETLNIDALTTNAFLWRGTPFAPNSCERGPRGGVCCHLLVAELYKSAGLDLGEVPHGPPGHARSGAPSIMVPWLDASPLFQLLAPSSQLEPGDLLGFTLGSTIHHLAILLPGDQIVHAINHMGVVITPRLDATWASRHAATWRPIA, via the coding sequence ATGCGCCCCGAAACCCTCAACATCGACGCACTCACCACCAATGCCTTCCTGTGGCGCGGCACGCCTTTTGCGCCCAACTCCTGCGAGCGCGGCCCGCGTGGCGGCGTGTGCTGCCACCTGCTCGTTGCCGAACTCTACAAGTCGGCTGGCCTCGATCTGGGCGAAGTCCCCCACGGCCCTCCCGGCCACGCCCGCAGCGGTGCGCCCTCGATCATGGTGCCGTGGCTCGATGCCAGCCCCCTCTTCCAGCTCCTAGCTCCAAGTTCCCAGCTCGAACCCGGCGACCTGCTCGGCTTCACCCTTGGCAGCACGATTCACCACCTCGCGATCCTTCTGCCCGGTGACCAAATCGTGCACGCGATTAACCACATGGGCGTGGTCATCACCCCGCGCCTCGACGCCACTTGGGCGAGCCGCCACGCCGCCACTTGGAGGCCCATCGCATGA